From one Actinomycetota bacterium genomic stretch:
- a CDS encoding type 1 glutamine amidotransferase, giving the protein MPDRPLLVVRHAPWEGPHRVIDAFDGIPLQVVDVLEPGSVLPPLDAVRGAVLMGGPMSVNDTDRHPGVAAEIAWVRDALALGTPMLGICLGSQVIARAAGSQVAPGPRPEIGWLPVEVADPRDPVLGPLAPMTVALHWHGEVFGLPRGATALARSAITPVQAFRTGNAWGVLFHPEADAALVDSWLAEPVMRAEAEAVIGPDATAALRHGAARHSDALVDRSARGFAAFAALTR; this is encoded by the coding sequence ATGCCGGATCGCCCGCTCCTGGTGGTGCGGCACGCACCGTGGGAGGGGCCGCACCGCGTCATCGACGCCTTCGATGGCATTCCCTTGCAGGTGGTGGACGTGCTCGAGCCTGGTTCGGTGCTGCCGCCCCTCGATGCCGTGCGGGGAGCCGTGCTGATGGGCGGCCCCATGAGCGTGAACGACACCGACCGGCACCCCGGCGTCGCCGCGGAGATCGCCTGGGTGCGCGACGCCCTGGCCCTCGGCACGCCGATGCTCGGCATCTGCCTGGGCTCGCAGGTGATCGCCCGCGCTGCCGGATCGCAGGTGGCGCCGGGGCCGCGCCCGGAGATCGGCTGGCTGCCGGTGGAGGTGGCCGACCCGCGCGACCCCGTGCTGGGCCCTCTGGCGCCCATGACCGTGGCCTTGCACTGGCATGGCGAGGTCTTCGGGCTGCCGCGCGGGGCCACCGCCCTCGCACGATCGGCCATCACCCCCGTGCAGGCCTTCCGCACGGGCAATGCGTGGGGCGTGCTGTTCCACCCCGAGGCCGATGCCGCCCTGGTGGATTCCTGGTTGGCCGAGCCGGTGATGCGCGCCGAGGCCGAGGCCGTGATCGGCCCCGACGCGACGGCGGCGCTGCGGCACGGGGCGGCCCGGCACTCCGATGCACTGGTCGACCGCAGCGCGCGAGGCTTCGCGGCCTTCGCCGCGCTCACGCGCTAG